In Methanosarcina barkeri MS, a single window of DNA contains:
- the mobA gene encoding molybdenum cofactor guanylyltransferase has product MGGKTNFKKTDTGKTEVIKAEIKEADPEEDKTKFRSAVVLAGGRGRRMGTVEKALLEFEGKTIIERLLESLFRVVDEVIISFRDKKQEEKFRSVIEKFSAHEIRFCFDTLEDAGPLEGIRAGLLESRAEYSFVCAGDMPFVDSRVVYLLFEKASGHDAALPKREDGKFEPLHAVYSKKMIPEIEKAFENGRCSVLTPVFEMKYVVFVEVSEIREIDPELRSFANINTADEMQRIIELSGKKEKSLN; this is encoded by the coding sequence ATGGGCGGAAAAACAAACTTTAAAAAAACAGATACAGGGAAAACAGAAGTAATAAAAGCTGAAATTAAAGAAGCGGATCCCGAAGAAGATAAAACAAAATTCAGAAGTGCCGTCGTGCTGGCAGGCGGCAGGGGCAGGCGGATGGGCACGGTCGAAAAAGCCCTTCTCGAATTCGAAGGAAAAACAATTATTGAGCGCCTGCTGGAAAGCCTTTTCCGGGTTGTGGACGAGGTTATTATCTCGTTCCGGGACAAAAAGCAGGAAGAAAAGTTCAGATCTGTGATTGAAAAATTCTCTGCCCATGAAATCCGTTTCTGTTTTGATACTCTGGAAGACGCCGGTCCCCTTGAAGGCATCCGGGCGGGGCTGCTTGAATCCAGAGCAGAGTATTCTTTTGTCTGCGCGGGGGATATGCCTTTTGTAGATTCCAGGGTTGTATACCTGCTTTTTGAGAAAGCAAGCGGACATGATGCTGCCCTTCCAAAACGGGAAGATGGAAAATTTGAGCCTCTACATGCAGTTTATTCAAAAAAAATGATTCCTGAAATTGAAAAAGCTTTTGAGAACGGAAGGTGTTCAGTTCTTACGCCGGTTTTTGAAATGAAGTATGTTGTTTTTGTTGAGGTTTCGGAAATTCGGGAAATTGATCCTGAATTGAGGAGTTTTGCGAATATAAATACTGCTGATGAGATGCAACGTATTATAGAGCTTTCGGGCAAAAAAGAAAAATCATTAAATTAG
- a CDS encoding molybdopterin synthase has protein sequence MKVISVVGYKKSGKTSVVSALVRNLSGFGTVGTIKHMGEQSLNPAETDTGRHFDAGADTVIGITGTEATGTELVSFSRGQNLEDALDLLCDQGLDFAVVEGFKGSNLPKIAIGDLQGVSNVVFRLPSDIDMHEELTASLVGIVLAQPDRYTLEALIKKVRKNPVTRKAGAIGTFTGIVRELAGNEITSKLEFEKYEPEASKVLDQIREELKQKEGILEVLIHHKTGVIKAGEDIVYIVVAAAHRGELFSALSEAIDRIKAEAPIWKKEFTEKEEFWVHDREHHEN, from the coding sequence ATGAAAGTCATTTCAGTTGTCGGGTATAAAAAATCGGGTAAGACATCCGTAGTTTCAGCCCTTGTCCGGAATCTTTCCGGGTTCGGAACTGTGGGCACAATAAAACACATGGGTGAGCAGAGTCTCAATCCGGCAGAGACTGATACAGGCAGGCATTTTGATGCCGGGGCTGACACGGTAATAGGAATAACAGGCACAGAAGCAACAGGTACTGAACTTGTCAGTTTTTCCAGAGGCCAGAACCTTGAAGACGCTCTTGACCTGCTTTGCGACCAGGGGCTTGATTTTGCCGTGGTAGAGGGGTTCAAGGGAAGCAATCTTCCGAAAATTGCAATTGGCGACCTTCAGGGCGTTTCCAACGTAGTTTTCAGGCTGCCGTCGGACATCGATATGCACGAAGAACTTACAGCCTCTCTTGTAGGAATAGTCCTTGCACAGCCTGACCGGTACACCCTGGAAGCCCTTATAAAGAAAGTCAGAAAAAACCCGGTAACCCGAAAAGCAGGTGCAATCGGTACATTTACCGGCATTGTCCGCGAACTGGCCGGAAACGAGATAACTTCAAAGCTTGAATTCGAAAAATACGAACCGGAAGCTTCAAAAGTTCTTGACCAGATCCGGGAAGAACTCAAACAAAAAGAAGGCATCCTTGAAGTCCTGATACACCATAAAACAGGCGTTATCAAAGCCGGAGAAGACATAGTATACATTGTTGTCGCAGCCGCCCACAGGGGAGAGCTTTTTTCCGCCCTCAGCGAAGCCATAGACCGCATAAAAGCCGAAGCTCCTATCTGGAAGAAGGAATTCACGGAAAAAGAAGAATTCTGGGTCCACGACAGAGAACATCACGAAAATTAA
- the radC gene encoding RadC family protein, whose product MEINKVRIQDIPEQERPRERLIRNGPESLSNAELLGVVLRTGSNKENVVSLSSRIFSEYSIKQLSLANVSRLMKVHGVGKAKAAQIAAVFELARRLETFVEEPKRKICSPKDVYTFMYPKMREQKKEKFITLCLDTKNQILKEEVVSIGSLNASIVHPREVFKSALMESSASVIMVHNHPSGDPSPSREDIMVTEKMIEGGKLLGIDVLDHIIIGEGRYVSLKDEGFVR is encoded by the coding sequence ATGGAAATAAACAAGGTCAGAATTCAGGATATTCCTGAACAGGAACGCCCAAGGGAAAGGCTTATTCGAAACGGGCCGGAATCGCTTTCGAACGCAGAACTGCTTGGAGTTGTCCTGAGGACAGGATCAAATAAAGAGAATGTTGTCAGCCTGTCCAGCCGAATATTTTCAGAATACAGCATCAAGCAGCTCAGTCTTGCAAATGTTTCAAGGCTTATGAAGGTTCATGGAGTAGGAAAGGCCAAAGCTGCCCAGATAGCTGCAGTTTTCGAACTTGCCCGCCGGCTTGAGACCTTTGTGGAAGAGCCCAAAAGAAAAATCTGCTCCCCAAAGGATGTATATACCTTTATGTACCCTAAGATGCGCGAACAAAAAAAAGAAAAATTTATAACACTTTGCCTTGATACAAAAAATCAAATCCTGAAAGAAGAAGTTGTATCCATCGGCAGCTTGAACGCGAGCATTGTTCATCCGCGTGAGGTTTTCAAGTCCGCCCTTATGGAATCGTCAGCGTCAGTAATCATGGTCCATAATCATCCTTCAGGGGACCCAAGCCCTAGCCGAGAAGACATAATGGTCACTGAGAAAATGATAGAAGGAGGAAAACTCCTTGGAATTGATGTGCTTGACCATATTATTATCGGGGAAGGCAGATACGTGAGCCTCAAAGATGAAGGCTTTGTAAGATAA
- a CDS encoding flavodoxin family protein, whose product MKVIGINGSPRKDGNTAILIQTVFEELTKEGIETELIQLSGKSIEGCKACRACHKNKNKQCVITDDFFNECFAKMLASDGIILGSPVYSAGVTSQMKALIDRASMVLAGNRGLFKHKVGASVVAARRGGAISAFDTLNNFLHSKEMFLVGSSYWNMAYGNAIGEVEQDQEGIDNMKNLGQNMAWILKKIHNS is encoded by the coding sequence ATGAAAGTTATAGGCATTAATGGAAGCCCACGAAAAGACGGCAATACTGCAATCCTGATTCAAACCGTATTTGAGGAATTAACAAAAGAAGGCATTGAAACCGAACTTATTCAACTATCTGGAAAAAGCATAGAAGGATGCAAAGCTTGTCGGGCTTGCCACAAAAACAAAAATAAGCAATGTGTCATTACGGATGATTTTTTTAATGAGTGTTTTGCAAAAATGCTTGCTTCAGACGGAATTATTCTAGGATCGCCGGTATATTCAGCTGGTGTGACCTCTCAAATGAAAGCCTTAATTGACAGGGCGAGTATGGTACTTGCAGGAAATCGAGGGCTTTTCAAGCATAAAGTAGGAGCTTCAGTTGTAGCTGCTCGCCGAGGCGGTGCTATAAGTGCCTTTGATACCCTGAACAATTTTTTACATAGCAAAGAAATGTTTCTGGTAGGGTCAAGTTACTGGAATATGGCTTACGGAAATGCTATCGGAGAGGTAGAACAGGATCAAGAAGGCATTGATAATATGAAAAATCTTGGCCAAAATATGGCGTGGATATTGAAAAAAATTCATAATAGTTGA
- the mmp11 gene encoding methanogenesis marker protein 11, with product MPYRGIYAICDAANEYAEIIEHSNCYSGACWSLYHYAKAPLVLKARSTGNMIRYFMKTGTSNLELKPSIAAAGIESVVVKGNEVEITYAGLGGGGVGATRCRAFADGILHYKISESGGEKCAKGTIAVPRRDRVLIGIDDTDSKDVGATWTLTHNIARKLDCHEAVYLSHSLVQLFPVPEKTQNCMSTVLEFGCVNEKAKSRLVETFKKAIKKYTASSQTGLVVLSDFYAKGLYKYSNRCRTERILKAEALQCARENGVEVLLDGNGVIGALASLPWFGRPDESIIPGTPIKPLDIEGLKNNV from the coding sequence GTGCCTTATAGAGGCATTTATGCTATCTGTGACGCAGCAAATGAGTATGCAGAGATAATTGAGCACTCCAATTGTTATAGTGGGGCCTGCTGGTCCCTTTACCATTATGCAAAAGCGCCCCTTGTCCTGAAAGCCCGTTCAACCGGAAATATGATCCGCTATTTCATGAAAACCGGAACCTCAAACCTGGAACTCAAACCTTCCATCGCTGCCGCAGGTATCGAATCAGTGGTCGTGAAAGGGAATGAGGTGGAGATCACCTATGCCGGATTAGGAGGCGGAGGTGTTGGCGCAACCCGTTGCAGGGCATTTGCAGACGGAATTCTTCATTATAAGATCTCAGAATCAGGAGGCGAAAAATGCGCAAAGGGGACGATTGCAGTTCCGCGCAGAGACCGTGTCCTTATAGGCATAGACGACACGGACTCAAAAGACGTAGGAGCCACCTGGACCCTGACCCACAACATTGCAAGAAAACTGGACTGCCATGAAGCCGTTTATCTTTCACATTCTCTTGTCCAGCTTTTCCCTGTTCCGGAAAAAACCCAGAACTGCATGTCTACAGTTCTTGAATTCGGCTGTGTGAATGAAAAAGCGAAATCAAGGCTGGTAGAGACTTTCAAAAAAGCGATTAAGAAATACACCGCTTCATCCCAAACCGGACTGGTTGTCCTTTCAGATTTCTATGCAAAAGGATTATATAAATACAGCAACCGCTGCCGGACTGAAAGGATCTTGAAAGCCGAAGCTTTGCAGTGCGCTAGAGAAAACGGTGTGGAAGTCCTGCTTGATGGCAACGGAGTAATAGGTGCACTTGCCTCTCTCCCCTGGTTCGGAAGACCTGATGAGTCCATAATTCCAGGCACTCCGATCAAGCCTCTTGATATCGAGGGGCTTAAAAACAACGTTTAA
- a CDS encoding thiamine pyrophosphate-dependent enzyme, whose protein sequence is MKEKKEAPEYTGFEALYLAALDSDVSFITGVPGYPVTSLMELFLRIPVGKGLLNTSEEKNLDSRKAAAFEIMRNASKIQDYNARWLTNEKVALENALGASVSGRRTLVLVKHVGMNLLSDPLITSVTHTIGAGLVIIAGDDPGAKGSQNEQDSRWYGRIAEIAVFDPASPDMAYRTLRRAYELSEETRTPVLLRVIASLEKTKGKINRLRKSSSPHPEFDRAIWKKRMVEKHRLFHSRTYPLLEKEAENTDLNEIRKRTAGNTGNGSGSEHGYLGIISSGFMSSIVEELLKKQNEFHAEVSHPEISHLALGLVNPLPLEKIKAFLDSNQKILVVEESEPFIEEQIRVTGKVYGKKTGHLPYGQVRPEDLEFALEHIEKEIVKPADTTLKAKKKNRVGICDDCAYLPLYRFLSTLDVRIAGDMGCSVRSAPEPLAAVDVSFALGSAISVACGFEKKSIAVIGDFALAHSGILGLLSAATTGCNVLVLVLQNEVAAMTGGQAVPDLRKVVKAITPDVSVFNIDASEEEAVNGTSKAIDETDKRADKTEKVMDKAENEVESGKEIEKTILNPKLSELILAKLALPGLSVIFIEGKCRKYCSGVFC, encoded by the coding sequence TTGAAAGAAAAAAAAGAAGCACCAGAATACACCGGGTTTGAAGCCCTTTACCTTGCAGCCCTTGATAGTGATGTCAGCTTCATAACAGGTGTCCCCGGCTATCCTGTTACCTCCCTTATGGAACTTTTTTTGAGAATACCCGTGGGAAAAGGGCTTTTAAATACCTCAGAAGAAAAAAACCTGGATTCCAGGAAGGCAGCAGCTTTCGAGATAATGCGAAATGCCTCCAAAATACAGGATTATAATGCCAGATGGCTCACAAACGAGAAAGTTGCCCTTGAAAACGCTTTAGGAGCATCAGTTTCTGGCAGAAGGACGCTTGTGCTTGTAAAGCATGTGGGGATGAACCTGCTTTCTGACCCTCTTATAACCTCTGTCACCCACACCATAGGAGCCGGCCTTGTCATAATTGCAGGAGATGATCCCGGTGCAAAGGGCTCTCAGAATGAACAGGATTCTCGCTGGTATGGCCGGATAGCAGAGATAGCAGTATTTGACCCGGCTTCGCCAGATATGGCATACAGGACACTTAGACGAGCTTACGAGCTTTCGGAAGAGACAAGGACGCCTGTTCTTCTGAGGGTCATTGCAAGCCTGGAAAAAACTAAAGGAAAAATAAACCGCCTTCGGAAGTCTTCCTCTCCTCATCCTGAATTTGACCGTGCAATCTGGAAAAAACGAATGGTAGAAAAACACAGGCTTTTTCACTCAAGAACCTACCCTCTACTGGAAAAGGAAGCTGAAAACACCGACCTTAATGAGATACGAAAAAGGACAGCCGGAAATACCGGAAACGGATCAGGTTCGGAGCATGGATATCTGGGGATCATTTCCTCAGGTTTCATGTCTTCAATCGTGGAAGAATTATTGAAAAAGCAGAACGAGTTTCATGCTGAGGTTTCTCACCCTGAAATTTCTCACCTGGCTCTTGGCCTTGTAAACCCTCTTCCCCTCGAAAAGATAAAGGCTTTTCTGGATAGCAATCAGAAGATACTCGTTGTCGAAGAGTCCGAGCCCTTTATAGAGGAGCAGATCCGGGTTACTGGCAAGGTTTATGGGAAAAAGACAGGACATCTTCCATACGGGCAGGTCAGACCTGAAGACCTTGAATTTGCCCTTGAGCACATCGAAAAAGAAATTGTAAAACCTGCAGATACTACTCTCAAAGCCAAAAAGAAAAACAGGGTTGGAATCTGTGACGACTGCGCGTATCTTCCCCTTTACCGCTTTCTCAGCACTCTTGACGTGCGGATTGCCGGTGATATGGGCTGTTCCGTCCGGAGTGCACCCGAGCCCCTTGCGGCAGTTGATGTTAGTTTTGCGCTTGGCTCGGCAATCTCGGTTGCATGTGGCTTTGAGAAAAAGAGTATAGCCGTTATCGGAGATTTCGCTCTGGCGCATTCGGGCATTCTCGGACTCCTGAGTGCCGCGACTACAGGCTGCAATGTGCTTGTGCTTGTACTCCAGAATGAGGTTGCAGCGATGACCGGCGGGCAGGCTGTTCCCGATCTCAGGAAAGTAGTTAAGGCAATAACCCCTGATGTTTCTGTCTTCAATATCGATGCCAGTGAAGAGGAAGCAGTGAATGGAACTTCGAAAGCGATAGATGAGACTGATAAACGGGCTGATAAAACAGAAAAAGTTATGGATAAAGCTGAGAATGAGGTCGAATCAGGGAAAGAAATCGAAAAGACGATCTTGAATCCCAAACTTTCCGAACTGATCCTGGCAAAACTTGCACTTCCCGGACTTTCTGTAATATTTATAGAAGGGAAGTGCAGAAAGTATTGTTCTGGAGTATTTTGTTAA
- a CDS encoding DUF3160 domain-containing protein encodes MKYGTKLIEIYLVLLILIVSLFTGGCLDQSSGLNGKNGNETTKEMNNDSLPNLYNDVQEKNATTEEVDNNQDSLTGRLKTEALDLSDYEAGNSSLAGNYRLEAVDLELKAPSYKLPLKKEEISNYGNFSGKISLNESDLKLLENNGFVVIKDPYNPGEEDITSMYSSLQEEEIPVFITTDTLLHLYHIQFDETLRLIEEREFYDTLWKTDLSLLNASIEKYNSASGDEKEAARRNAAYFSVALSLLQPKPEQIQKEDDYDSDYMSLFPEDTAKQYQFKTPDFVKKEVEAELTLIETHKGFAISPIFQYEEDYSQYVPRGHYTRTEQLENYFRAFMWHGRMSMLLKGELIKSKDPAKDARIQTIQASLIASELQREPELLKNWDRIYTITAFYVGFSDDLGPYEYMEALDSVFGSGKRQFNETAVNELKTKLVEYQGPKIYGGTGNCVLEPPFTSEQADECLENTTGFRFMGQRFIPDSYVFSNIVDPYTGEYKGELIEGDKAPFTLVTSGAGKQIRGFPRGLDVMALLGSGRAVYWLDELNDSSYKNYSARYGELDSEFSNFSAADWNMNLYWSWLYSLQPLLKDYGSGYPTFMQTDAWQDKELSTSLASWTELRHDTILYAKQSETMVGSAAPGEPEEKTAVGYVEPVPDFYAKLLALTKMTKQGLSEMEVLNPYSEGKLARLEEILTKLQKISEKELENEELTNEEYEFIKNFGDQLEGTNGADDDVKKTTVIADVHTDGNSGDVLEEGVGYVDMLVVAYKLPDGRILLGAGPVMSHYEFKQPMSERLTDEKWKEMLEANPPKRPEWSATYIS; translated from the coding sequence ATGAAGTACGGGACCAAGCTAATTGAAATTTATTTAGTTCTTTTAATCCTTATAGTTTCTCTTTTTACAGGAGGATGTCTGGATCAAAGTTCCGGTTTAAACGGAAAGAACGGCAATGAAACAACCAAAGAAATGAACAACGACAGTTTACCGAATCTTTATAACGATGTTCAAGAAAAGAATGCAACGACAGAGGAGGTAGACAATAACCAAGACTCTTTAACTGGTCGGCTGAAAACCGAGGCATTAGACCTCTCCGATTATGAAGCCGGAAATTCGTCTCTTGCGGGAAACTACAGACTTGAAGCTGTTGATCTCGAGTTAAAAGCGCCTTCTTATAAATTACCTCTTAAAAAAGAGGAAATTTCCAATTATGGAAATTTTTCCGGTAAAATTTCTCTGAACGAGTCTGATCTTAAGCTTCTGGAGAATAATGGCTTTGTTGTGATAAAGGATCCTTACAACCCCGGAGAAGAAGATATAACTTCAATGTATTCTTCCCTCCAGGAAGAGGAGATTCCTGTTTTTATTACTACGGATACCCTGCTGCATCTTTACCACATTCAGTTTGATGAAACTCTTAGACTGATAGAAGAAAGGGAATTTTACGATACTCTCTGGAAGACAGACCTTTCTCTGCTAAATGCCTCTATCGAGAAGTATAACAGCGCTTCCGGAGACGAAAAGGAAGCTGCACGAAGAAATGCAGCCTACTTCTCAGTTGCTTTAAGTCTTCTCCAGCCGAAACCTGAGCAGATACAGAAAGAAGATGACTACGATTCTGATTATATGTCCCTTTTCCCTGAGGATACAGCAAAACAGTACCAGTTCAAAACTCCCGATTTCGTAAAAAAAGAGGTTGAAGCTGAACTCACTTTGATAGAAACTCACAAAGGCTTTGCTATTTCTCCAATTTTCCAGTATGAGGAGGATTATTCTCAATATGTACCGCGAGGCCACTATACTCGCACCGAGCAATTAGAAAACTACTTCAGGGCTTTTATGTGGCATGGGAGAATGAGCATGCTCTTGAAAGGTGAATTGATCAAATCAAAAGACCCAGCAAAGGATGCTCGCATCCAAACTATCCAGGCCAGTTTAATTGCTTCTGAACTCCAAAGAGAGCCTGAACTCCTTAAGAACTGGGACAGGATCTATACAATTACAGCTTTTTACGTAGGTTTTTCCGATGACCTTGGGCCTTATGAGTATATGGAAGCTCTGGATTCAGTCTTTGGTAGTGGAAAAAGGCAATTTAACGAAACGGCGGTCAACGAACTAAAAACCAAACTTGTCGAATACCAGGGCCCAAAGATCTATGGTGGTACTGGAAACTGTGTCCTGGAGCCGCCCTTTACTTCCGAGCAGGCTGACGAATGCCTCGAAAACACCACGGGCTTCCGCTTTATGGGGCAGCGTTTTATTCCGGATTCTTATGTATTCTCAAACATTGTCGATCCCTATACAGGAGAATATAAAGGAGAACTTATAGAAGGAGATAAAGCTCCGTTTACGCTGGTAACCTCAGGAGCAGGAAAGCAAATTCGCGGCTTTCCACGCGGGCTTGATGTGATGGCTCTACTGGGCTCGGGAAGAGCTGTTTACTGGCTTGACGAACTGAACGATTCCAGCTACAAAAATTACAGCGCAAGGTATGGAGAGCTGGATTCGGAGTTTTCGAACTTCAGCGCAGCCGATTGGAACATGAACCTTTACTGGTCCTGGCTTTATTCTCTTCAGCCCCTCCTGAAAGACTACGGCTCAGGCTACCCGACTTTTATGCAGACCGATGCCTGGCAGGACAAAGAACTGAGTACGTCGCTGGCTTCCTGGACCGAACTCAGGCACGATACGATTCTCTATGCAAAACAGAGCGAAACCATGGTTGGTAGCGCAGCACCAGGTGAACCTGAAGAAAAAACTGCTGTGGGTTATGTTGAACCTGTTCCGGATTTTTACGCCAAGCTGCTTGCCTTGACAAAGATGACAAAACAGGGTTTGAGTGAAATGGAAGTACTTAACCCCTATTCAGAGGGCAAACTTGCAAGACTTGAAGAGATCCTGACAAAACTTCAAAAAATTTCGGAAAAAGAACTGGAAAATGAGGAATTGACAAACGAAGAATACGAGTTCATCAAGAATTTTGGTGACCAGCTTGAAGGTACAAATGGAGCCGATGATGATGTTAAGAAAACTACAGTAATCGCTGATGTTCATACCGACGGAAACTCAGGAGACGTACTTGAAGAAGGAGTCGGGTATGTTGACATGCTGGTAGTTGCATATAAGCTTCCGGATGGCAGGATACTTCTAGGAGCCGGACCCGTGATGAGCCATTACGAGTTTAAGCAGCCCATGTCTGAACGCCTGACCGATGAAAAATGGAAAGAAATGCTTGAGGCAAACCCACCTAAAAGACCGGAGTGGTCTGCAACATACATTTCTTAA
- a CDS encoding DUF3160 domain-containing protein, with product MKNLTQTVITLMIFLILLVSIFTGGCLEQSSRLNEKDGTEMIEEVDSDRNTSTGYLKTEAVNLSGFEAENSSLAENYRLDALDIELKSPQYELPLQESDITNYGKFSHKFLTDETALEKLKENGFVVISNPYDSKEDDITAMYNSLENEGQLIFITSDTLLHLYHVQFDDSMSQLEQNKLYDLLWELDKSLLNASVEDYNRASGEEKEAARRNAAYFSVALSLLQPKEEQIKEITDPYGPEAGVYFDPSAKEKYQFEIPEFVKKDVEAELALIEAHQGFELSPIFKYKEDYSQYVPRGHYTHSEILQNYFRAFMWHGRMSMLLKEKLIKSEDPAKDARIQTIQAGLISSQLKDDPDLFKKWDRIYKITAFYVGISDDLGHYEYMEAIESVFGNGSRNFNATTVEKLKVKLAGYRSPEIYGGTGSGAHELILTAEQADQLLEDTKGFRFIGQRFIPDSYLFSRLTGPYTKEYTGNQEHVPFTYTASEYGNNRGFPRGLDAMALMGSERAVYWLGELNDSSYKNYSLRYGELDSEFSNFSAADWNRNLYWSWLYSLQPLLKDYGSGYPTFMQTDAWKDKELSTSLASWTELRHDTILYSKQLYGMDVSLPVFGDKPVGYVEPVPEFYNRLLALTRMTEDGLEELDVLDEDTEGRFESLEIMLERLIEISEKELENEELTEEDKVYISKFGEMILMSASVDEEARKTTLVADVYTEPNDGLVLEEGTGYVDMAIVAYKVPDGRIFLAVGPVMSYYEFKQPIEARLNDEKWREMLEANPPKRSEWGLTYRA from the coding sequence ATGAAGAATCTAACTCAGACAGTTATAACTCTTATGATATTTCTTATTCTTCTGGTTTCCATTTTTACAGGAGGATGCCTGGAGCAAAGTTCCAGATTAAACGAAAAGGACGGAACTGAAATGATAGAAGAAGTGGACAGTGATAGAAATACTTCAACGGGCTATCTGAAAACCGAAGCAGTAAATCTTTCCGGTTTTGAGGCCGAGAATTCATCGCTTGCAGAGAATTACAGACTTGACGCTCTTGATATAGAACTAAAATCTCCCCAATACGAACTTCCCCTACAAGAATCCGATATTACGAATTATGGAAAGTTTTCTCATAAATTTCTGACCGATGAAACAGCTCTGGAGAAGCTGAAAGAAAATGGGTTTGTTGTAATTTCCAATCCTTACGATTCGAAAGAAGATGACATTACTGCTATGTATAACAGCCTTGAAAACGAAGGGCAGTTGATATTCATAACTTCAGATACTCTTCTCCACCTCTACCACGTCCAGTTTGATGACAGTATGAGCCAGCTCGAGCAAAATAAGTTATACGATCTTTTGTGGGAACTTGATAAATCCTTGCTTAATGCATCTGTAGAGGATTATAATAGAGCTTCAGGAGAAGAAAAGGAAGCCGCAAGAAGAAACGCAGCCTACTTTTCAGTTGCTTTGAGCCTGCTCCAACCCAAAGAGGAACAAATAAAGGAGATAACGGATCCTTACGGTCCTGAGGCAGGAGTATACTTTGACCCTTCAGCAAAGGAAAAATATCAGTTTGAGATCCCTGAGTTTGTAAAAAAAGATGTTGAAGCCGAACTTGCCCTGATTGAAGCTCACCAGGGTTTTGAACTTTCTCCGATTTTCAAATATAAGGAAGATTATTCCCAGTACGTGCCGCGAGGTCACTATACTCACTCCGAAATACTGCAAAATTATTTCAGGGCGTTTATGTGGCACGGCAGGATGAGCATGCTACTGAAAGAGAAATTAATTAAATCGGAAGATCCTGCAAAAGATGCCCGCATCCAGACTATCCAGGCAGGCCTGATAAGTTCCCAGCTTAAAGACGATCCCGATCTCTTCAAGAAATGGGACCGGATCTACAAGATTACGGCTTTTTATGTGGGCATCTCTGACGATCTCGGACATTACGAATATATGGAAGCAATAGAATCAGTATTTGGAAATGGGTCAAGGAACTTTAACGCAACAACAGTGGAAAAACTGAAAGTAAAGCTTGCAGGATATCGGAGCCCGGAGATTTATGGCGGTACTGGAAGTGGAGCCCACGAGCTTATTCTAACGGCTGAACAGGCAGATCAACTCCTTGAGGATACGAAAGGTTTCAGGTTCATAGGGCAGCGTTTTATCCCTGATTCTTATCTTTTCTCCAGGCTCACTGGTCCCTATACTAAAGAGTACACTGGAAATCAGGAGCACGTACCTTTCACCTATACAGCTTCCGAATACGGGAACAACAGGGGCTTCCCTCGAGGGCTTGATGCGATGGCTCTGATGGGATCGGAAAGGGCTGTTTACTGGCTTGGCGAACTGAATGATTCCAGTTATAAAAATTACAGTCTTAGGTACGGGGAACTGGATTCGGAGTTTTCGAACTTCAGCGCAGCCGACTGGAACAGAAACCTCTACTGGTCCTGGCTTTATTCCCTTCAACCCCTCCTGAAAGACTACGGCTCAGGATACCCGACTTTTATGCAAACCGACGCCTGGAAGGACAAGGAACTGAGTACGTCGCTGGCTTCCTGGACCGAACTCAGGCACGATACGATTCTTTATTCAAAACAGCTCTATGGAATGGATGTATCACTTCCTGTATTTGGGGACAAACCCGTGGGATATGTGGAACCGGTACCTGAATTTTATAACAGGCTGTTAGCCCTTACCAGGATGACTGAAGATGGGCTTGAAGAACTGGATGTGCTTGATGAAGATACAGAAGGAAGATTCGAAAGCCTTGAGATTATGCTGGAAAGGCTTATCGAGATTTCCGAAAAGGAACTTGAAAACGAGGAACTGACAGAGGAAGATAAAGTTTACATCTCCAAGTTTGGAGAAATGATTCTAATGAGTGCAAGTGTTGACGAAGAAGCCAGGAAAACTACCCTTGTTGCAGATGTTTACACTGAACCAAATGACGGACTCGTACTTGAGGAAGGAACAGGATACGTGGATATGGCGATTGTGGCTTACAAGGTTCCTGACGGCAGGATTTTCCTGGCTGTAGGGCCTGTTATGAGCTATTACGAGTTCAAGCAGCCGATCGAAGCTCGCCTGAACGATGAAAAATGGAGAGAAATGCTTGAGGCAAACCCACCGAAAAGGTCAGAGTGGGGTTTGACATACAGGGCTTAA